A single genomic interval of Corvus cornix cornix isolate S_Up_H32 chromosome 11, ASM73873v5, whole genome shotgun sequence harbors:
- the LOC104691953 gene encoding cytochrome b5 isoform X2, which translates to MEGGRRGEAAAAAAGGDGPAPVFTLEEVGKRNSSRETWLVIHGRVYDVTRFLEEHPGGEEVLLEQAGRDATESFEDVGHSTDAREMLKQYYIGEVHPNDRNKEGSKNPSMTSSGQSSLLFLFLSL; encoded by the exons ATGGAGGGCGGGCGGCGAGGAGaggccgcggcggcggcggcggggggggaCGGGCCCGCGCCCGTGTTCACCCTGGAGGAGGTGGGGAAGCGGAACTCGAGCCGCGAGACCTGGTTGGTGATCCACGGCCGCGTCTACGATGTCACCCGGTTCCTGGAGGAG CACCCAGGTGGAGAAGAGGTGTTGCTCGAGCAAGCTGGCAGAGATGCCACTGAGAGCTTCGAAGATGTGGGCCATTCCACGGATGCCAGGGAAATGCTGAAGCAGTACTACATTGGAGAGGTCCATCCG AATGATCGTAATAAGGAAGGTTCTAAG aaTCCAAGTATGACATCCTCAGGCCAATCAAG